The window TCTTCTCCTTTTCGTTGGAAAAAAGAATATACAAATTGAACAGGAAATAGAAAATAGCCAGGTCCATGCTTTTAATTATTTAGAGGATGAACAGTGGATTTGGGAAAATGCAAATCTTACAGCAGAGGGATTCATCAATGACTTTTATAGAAGCGAAAACGAATCAATTTATAACAAAAAATTCATCATTACAGGCTATGGAAGAGTAGGGAAAAGACTGGCTTTTGCTCTGCATCATTTAGGTGCAGAGGTAATTATCTCGGTTCGTTCTGATCATCAGTTATTTGAAGCAAAAAGCTATGGGTATCAGATTGAGCAATTTGAGCATGTAGCTAAAAATCAAGATGCGCTCTCGACCTATCTGATTAATACCATTCCATATAGATGGCTTAGTCCGTCCGATACGACTAGATTTAAAAAAGTGTATGATCTAGCTTCAAATCCAGGATGTCTACTCGAGTCAGCCGATTCGATCCCTACAAACTATAAACATTCTACTAGCTTACCAGGCTTGTATTTTCCGAAAGATGCGGGATATTTAATAGCAAAGACTGTGCAAACTCAATTGGCTATACTGGAGGGGGAAAAATAGTGTTAAAAGATCTACGGATTGGGTTAGGAATAACTGCTTCTCATTGTACCTATGAAGAAGTTATCCCAATGATTAAACAGTTTACAGAAATAGGAGCTACTGTAGTTCCTATTATTACGTATTCTGTATTAACCGCAGCAACTCGTTTTGGAACAGGTGAGGAATGGATACAGAAAATAGAAGAGGCAAGTGGAAGTAAAGTGGTATCAAAAATAGTAGAGGCAGAACCATTTGGGCCAACAAATCCATTGGATTGTATGGTAATCGCACCGATGACTGGCAATTCTATCAGTAAGCTGGCCAACGCCCAAACAGATTCGCCTGTGTTAATGGCCGCAAAAGCTACATTGCGCAATGGAAAACCGGTAGTGCTCGGAATATCCACAAATGATGCATTAGGATTGAATGGTATGAACATTATGAAACTACTTTCTACCAAAAATATATACTTTATCCCCTTCGGCCAAGATAATCCTCATAACAAACCAAACTCACTTATTGCTGACTTTGCGAAAATAGTACCAACGGTGGAACACGCAATTCAATTCCAACAGCTCCAGCCTTTACTTATTACTCATAAATTATAAATATTGATGAAGATGTATTTTCATGTATAATATAATACAATATCAAAAAATAGCATTGGTCTAGGAGGAGAGCTTTTCATGTCACAGGGTTATACAGTAGCAATAGTTGGAGCGACAGGTGCAGTCGGTCAAAAAATTATCGAAAAATTGGTAGAAAGAAGTTTTCCTTATACAACATTAAAATTATTAGCTTCCAAAAAATCAGCTGGTAAACAAGTAGAAGTAAATGGGAGCTCCTATACAATAGAAGAAGCGACACCTGAGGCTTTTGAAGGTGTTGACGTAGCATTTTTCTCTGCTGGTGGTTCTATATCTAAAGCTTTAGCAAAAGAGGCTAGTAATAGAGGTGCAATAGTTATCGATAATACAAGCGCCTTCCGGATGGATAAAGATACGCCGCTTGTCGTTCCAGAAGTTAATAAACAAGCGTTGCATGAACAAACAGGGATTATTGCTAATCCGAATTGTTCTACTATTCAGATGGTTTGCGCACTTGAACCAATTAGACAGAAATTTGGTTTAAACAAAGTTATCGTTTCTACTTATCAAGCAGTGTCTGGTGCTGGAGCAGCTGCAATTAGTGAATTGACAATACAAAGTGAAGACCTAAAAAATAAGCAGGCAAAACCAGAAATTTTACCAGTGAAAAGTGCTGAAAAGCATTATCCAATTGCAGGAAATGTTATCCCTCAAATCGATATATTCACCGAAGATGGTTTTACATTTGAAGAACATAAAATGATGAATGAAACAAAAAAAATTATGTCTCTACCAAATCTTGCAATCGCAGCTACATGTGTAAGGGTACCAGTTGTGACGGGACATTCTGAATCCGTATATGTCGAAGTGGAACAAGAGAACGTCACGCTAGATCAGGTAAAGCAACTTCTTTCAGCTACTGAAGGTATTACTTTGCAGGATGCTCCAGATCAACAATTATACCCTATGCCATACTACGCAGAGGATAAGGACGATGTATTTGTAGGTCGTTTAAGAAAAGATCCTTCGAATGATAAAGGATTTCATATGTGGATTGTATCAGATAATTTATTGAAGGGCGCAGCACTTAACTCTATACAAATTGCAGAAGCGCTTATTTCTGAAGGTATATTAAAAGAGGTGTAAAAATGAATATAGGTCCTATTGCTACGGCAATGGTTACCCCATTTCAAACAGATGGTTCTATCAATTATGCACAGACAGAACTATTAATCGAACATTTACTTGCGACAGGGACTGACTCTATTGTCATTAGCGGGACAACAGGTGAATCTCCTACTCTATCAACCGAAGAAAAACTAAATTTGTTGAAATTCGTTGTAGAAAAAGTGAATAATAGAGTTCCTGTTATTGCAGGTACAGGAAGTAATAGTACAGCAGCATCTATTGACTTATCTCTAAGGGCTGAGGCTCTTGGAGTAAATGGACTAATGATCGTCACACCATATTATAATAAACCAAATCAACGAGGGTTGGTTGCCCACTTTGCAACAATTGCAAATGCAACAACTTTACCGATTATCGTTTACAATATTCCAAGTCGTTCAGTAATAAATATGGAGTTGGAAACAGTTGTAACGTTAAGTCAAATTCCATCTATTAAATTTCTAAAAGAAGCTAGTGGCAATTTAGATCAGATGACTAGAATTATGACTAAAACAAAAGGTAATATAGAAGTATATAGTGGAGATGATTCACTCACTCTTCCATTATTAGCAATTGGTGGTTCGGGAGTAGTTTCGGTTGCTTCTCATGTTGTTGGAAATGATATGAAGAATATGATTTTAGCTTTCCAAAATGGTAATCATTCGGAGGCTGCACGAATTCATCAATCATTATTGCCGCTAATACAGGCGTTATTTAAACATCCCAATCCGATTGTCGTAAAATATGCACTTTCTAAAGTAGGAATTGAGGCGGGAAATTTACGCCTACCACTTGTTGAAATGGCTGAAAGTGAAAAACGGGAATTTGATATAATTTGGGAACAATACTTGAATACTAAATAATTTTGGCAGAAAGGCTGAAGATTTCCTATTTCAGCCTTTTTTTTATTTGTGTGAATCGTTGACGTCCGATATAATGAAAATTAGTGGATGTTGGTCGGGTTACCTTCTTCAGCAAAAATTTAACAAGCTAACGTAGGAATAGATATCTCTCAGTTCTGGAGAAAGCGGAGAGATTAATACTAATATGTAATAACAATTCAGTAGGTACTAGCACTTGCTGAAAAGTTAAGCCTCCGGCGGATGTCACAGATTTTGAACGGACTCTTAGAATGTTGTTAGCCTAAAATACGTTGTATACATGCGACGGCGGCTAACTGACCTGCATCAAGCAGGGCTAAGTACAATTCAAAATCTGGACGCAATGCCGAGGCGTAATTGATTTATAGGAGGAAAAGATTTGGTAAAAGTAAAAAATGAACTTATTCGAATTATACCGCTCGGTGGAGTTGGGGAAATCGGAAAAGCAATGTATGTAGTAGAAATAGATGAAGAAATATTTGTCGTAGACAGTGGATTAATGTTCCCAGAAAATGAAATGCTAGGAATAGATATCGTTATACCGGACATTACTTATCTAGTGGAAAATAAAGATCGAGTAAAAGGGATCTTTTTAACGCATGGCCACGAAGATGCGATTGGATCAATTTCTTATTTACTTCAAAAAGTACAAGCACCAGTATATGGTTCTAAATTGACGATAGCTTTGGCAAAGACGCATTTAAAAGCGTTACCGACGAAGCAACCAGTCAAATTTTTTGAAGTAACAAATAAAAGCCGTATGAATTTCCAAGGGGCATATGTAACTTTTTTCCATACGACGCATAGTATACCAGATTCACTTGGAATCGTGTTCCATACATCTGAAGGTGCAATTGTCCATACTGGGGAATTTAAGTTTGATCAATCGGCTAAAGGAAAGTATCGTCCAGATATAGCGAAAATCGCCGGTTTAGGAGAAGATGGTGTATTTATTCTTTTATCCGATTCAACTGAAGCAGAAAGACCAGGTTATACAACTTCAGAAGCAGTAATTGAAAACCAATTATCAGAAACATTCCACGCTGCTAAAGGTCGTATTTTAGTTGCTCTATATGCATCAAACTTCATCCGTATTCAACAAGTAATTGACAAAGCAATTGAAACAGGGAAAAAAGTTGCGATTGCTGGGAAAAGTTTAGAAAATATCTTTGAAATTGGTTTAGATCTAGGTTATTTCACTGTAGAAGAGGACACAATTATTTCTATCAAAGAAATCTCAAAACACAATGATGAGAATGTTGTCGTTATTGTATCTGGTACGCAAGGTGAACCGTTAGAAGCTTTAGAAAAAATGATTCGCAAACACCATAAAGATATTAAAATCAAAGATACAGATACTGTTTTAATCACTTTTACCCCATCTCCTGGTATGGAGGTAGGAATGTATAATACGATGAACCAAATCGCAAAAGTTGGAGCGAAAGTATTAACTTCCGAGAAAAATGTCCATGTATCCGGTCATGGAAGTCAAGAAGATTTGAAAATGATGTTGAATTTAACAAAACCCAAGTACTTTATACCAATTCAAGGCGAATATCGTATGTTAATGGCCCATTCAAAATTGGCGCAAGCAACTGGAATGTCCAAATCGGAAATTTTCATTGCCGATAAAGGCGATATTGTAGAATATAAGAGCGGTAAAATGAGAATGAGTGGTCGAGTTCAGGCAGGAAATGTACTAATCGATGGAATTGGTGTTGGTGATGTGGGCAACATCGTTCTACGCGATCGTAAGCTACTCTCGCAAGATGGTATATTTATTGTAGTGGTCACGTTAAATCGAGCACAGAAGAAAATTGCTTCTGGGCCAGAAATTCTTTCGAGAGGATTTGTCTATGTTCGTGAGTCAGAGGAGCTAATGGACGAGTCTGCTAAGCTAGTTAGAACAGTTGTTGAAAAATATGTGAATAAAGAAACGTTTGAATGGACAAACATTAAACAAGAAATCCGTGATACGCTAAATTCATATTTATTCCAACAAACAAAAAGACGTCCGATGATCATCCCGATTATTATGGAATATTAATGTGAACAAAGGATTTCCTTTCCGAATGCGGAAGGAAATCCTTTTTATCTTAAACAATAGAAAGTATTTAAAAATGTAGTGTGAACACTGGATTCATTGTACTTGAAGGAATGATAGCGAACGAAATTGTATCTTCGAGAGCTTTCTTTCTGAATAGGGAAGTATCTTTTCTCTAGTTATCCAAAAACGCATTTACTTGTTGGTAAGAGTTGTAGGAGGGCGACGGACAGGGAAACGCCATAAGATTAACGAAAAAAGTGATATTGGTTGTACCGGCGTCACAACCAATATCACTAAAAAATCACTCGGTAATAATATAGCAACAAGTCTGTCCAAAGCACTTCGAAAACAATAGAAACAGGTTTTAAAATTAAAGGACCGGGCACCTATTTGTCCGGTTTTTCTTAAAAGTGATATTAATGACAATTTAGAAAGTAGGTGACACTTTGGCAAGGAAGAAAAAAAGACCGACAAAAAAACCCGCAAAAAAAACAATGCACCCGCTACTTTATGAAATTATTGGTCTTCTAATTATTGGATTATCTATCATTTCGTTTTTTGAATATGGGCTTGTAGGAGAATTTTTGGCTTATATAAGTTATTTCCTATTTGGAAATTGGCATATTGCTGTTCCGTTTATGCTAATCGTTTATGCACTTATAATCATGATCAAACAATCAGTCCCAGCATGGAATCATCGACTACTATTAGGCTGTGCATTTATATTAAGCAGTTTACTATTGTTTAGTCACATCGCTTTATTTCAACAATTATTTGAAGGAAAAGCATTAGTAACAAATTCCGTTTTAAGAGAAAGCTATCGTGTTCTAGTTGAAAGTGGTGGAATCATCGATAGAAATAGTTCGTTAGGTGGGGGAATGATAGGTGCAATATTCTTTGCGACATTCCATGTTCTATTTGATTCAGCTGGAGCAAAAGTAGCTGGATGGCTTATGTTATTTATAGGGATCGTATTACTAACTGGAAAAGCACTTGTTCCTTACTTAGTAGAGACATTTCCGAAACTAAAAGAAAGCTTCCTAAATAGACCAAAGAAAAAGAAAGTAAAACCAGCCCAAGCTCCACCTAGGAGTCAGTCCCGTCGAAGCAAAAAACAAGCTGCTCAGGAAGAAGCGGTTACAGTAATAGAGTCAGTTCCTATTGATACAGTTTCTATAGAAGCAGAAGAAGTAGAGCAATCCTCATCACCTATTATATCTGCATTCACTGAACGAATAGCTAGAAAAGAAGTCGTGGAAGAACATTCTGAGCCTGTTGAACCATTGGAAATTAATATGGAAAATGGAACAGTAGAAAACGAAGATTATCAATTACCTTCTATTAACTTGTTAGATGCACCTGCTCATAGTGACCAAAGTGGAGAACTAAATGCGATTCAAGCAAATGCCAAAAAATTAGAGCAAACATTTTTAAGTTTTGGAGTAAAAGCAAAGGTTACTCAAGTTCACTTAGGACCAGCAGTAACAAAATATGAAGTTTTACCTGATGTTGGTGTAAAGGTTAGCAGAATTGTTAGTCTACATGACGACCTTGCCCTAGCGTTAGCTGCAAGAGATATTCGGATCGAGGCACCTATTCCTGGTAAATCTGCGATAGGTATTGAAGTACCGAATAAGGAAGTAGCAATTGTAAGCTTACGAGAAGTTCTAGAATCTGAAGAGAATGATAAACCAAATCTGAAGCTACTAATAGGTTTTGGGCGAGATGTTACAGGACAAGCTGTTCTTGCACAATTAAATAAAATGCCACATTTACTAGTAGCAGGTTCCACTGGTAGTGGGAAGAGTGTATGTATCAATGGGATAATTACAAGTATTATGATGCGCGCAAAACCTCATGAAGTAAAAATGATGATGATCGATCCAAAAATGGTAGAGCTTAATATGTATAATGGTATTCCACATTTACTTGCACCAGTAGTAACCGACCCAAGAAAAGCATCACAGGCTTTGAAGAAAATCGTATCTGAAATGGAAAGAAGATATGAATTATTTTCACATACGGGCACACGTAATATGGAAGGCTATAATGAGCATATTGATAGATGGAATGAAGAAAATGAAGAAAAACATCCGAAACTACCTTTTATTGTTGTAATTGTTGATGAGTTAGCAGATTTAATGATGGTAGCTTCTAATGATGTAGAAGATTCAATCACCCGATTAGCCCAAATGGCTCGTGCTGCTGGTATTCATTTGATTATTGCTACACAAAGACCAAGCGTAGACGTTATAACAGGGATTATTAAAGCTAATATTCCTTCTAGAATTGCATTTGCGGTATCTTCAGCTATTGATTCCAGAACCATTTTAGATATGGGGGGAGCAGAAAAATTACTTGGTAGAGGAGACATGTTATTCCTCCCAGCTGGTAGCTCCAAACCAGTCCGAGTGCAGGGAGCATTTTTATCAGATGCAGAAGTTGAAAGAATTGTAGATTTTGTTATTGAACAACAAAAGGCAAATTATCAGGATGAAATGATTCCTGATGAAGTGGAAGAATCTGCAGAACAGATAGATAGAGATGAATTATATGATGATGTTGTTCAGCTCGTGACAGAAATGCAAACTGCTTCAGTGTCCTTACTTCAAAGAAGATTTAGAATTGGTTATTCTAGAGCAGCTCGAATTATTGATCAGCTAGAACTTAGTGGAGTTGTCGGACCTTATGAAGGAAGTAAGCCAAGACAGGTTTTAGTCTCCAAA is drawn from Psychrobacillus sp. INOP01 and contains these coding sequences:
- a CDS encoding NAD(P)-dependent oxidoreductase; the encoded protein is MKNKCAIVGTDARLPFLQETLENILDVKLFPTMIWTEELKAAIIDFQPTIIFLPIPPLQIESSFVLPESCLLLFVGKKNIQIEQEIENSQVHAFNYLEDEQWIWENANLTAEGFINDFYRSENESIYNKKFIITGYGRVGKRLAFALHHLGAEVIISVRSDHQLFEAKSYGYQIEQFEHVAKNQDALSTYLINTIPYRWLSPSDTTRFKKVYDLASNPGCLLESADSIPTNYKHSTSLPGLYFPKDAGYLIAKTVQTQLAILEGEK
- a CDS encoding dipicolinate synthase subunit B, with protein sequence MLKDLRIGLGITASHCTYEEVIPMIKQFTEIGATVVPIITYSVLTAATRFGTGEEWIQKIEEASGSKVVSKIVEAEPFGPTNPLDCMVIAPMTGNSISKLANAQTDSPVLMAAKATLRNGKPVVLGISTNDALGLNGMNIMKLLSTKNIYFIPFGQDNPHNKPNSLIADFAKIVPTVEHAIQFQQLQPLLITHKL
- a CDS encoding aspartate-semialdehyde dehydrogenase, encoding MSQGYTVAIVGATGAVGQKIIEKLVERSFPYTTLKLLASKKSAGKQVEVNGSSYTIEEATPEAFEGVDVAFFSAGGSISKALAKEASNRGAIVIDNTSAFRMDKDTPLVVPEVNKQALHEQTGIIANPNCSTIQMVCALEPIRQKFGLNKVIVSTYQAVSGAGAAAISELTIQSEDLKNKQAKPEILPVKSAEKHYPIAGNVIPQIDIFTEDGFTFEEHKMMNETKKIMSLPNLAIAATCVRVPVVTGHSESVYVEVEQENVTLDQVKQLLSATEGITLQDAPDQQLYPMPYYAEDKDDVFVGRLRKDPSNDKGFHMWIVSDNLLKGAALNSIQIAEALISEGILKEV
- the dapA gene encoding 4-hydroxy-tetrahydrodipicolinate synthase gives rise to the protein MNIGPIATAMVTPFQTDGSINYAQTELLIEHLLATGTDSIVISGTTGESPTLSTEEKLNLLKFVVEKVNNRVPVIAGTGSNSTAASIDLSLRAEALGVNGLMIVTPYYNKPNQRGLVAHFATIANATTLPIIVYNIPSRSVINMELETVVTLSQIPSIKFLKEASGNLDQMTRIMTKTKGNIEVYSGDDSLTLPLLAIGGSGVVSVASHVVGNDMKNMILAFQNGNHSEAARIHQSLLPLIQALFKHPNPIVVKYALSKVGIEAGNLRLPLVEMAESEKREFDIIWEQYLNTK
- a CDS encoding ribonuclease J, encoding MVKVKNELIRIIPLGGVGEIGKAMYVVEIDEEIFVVDSGLMFPENEMLGIDIVIPDITYLVENKDRVKGIFLTHGHEDAIGSISYLLQKVQAPVYGSKLTIALAKTHLKALPTKQPVKFFEVTNKSRMNFQGAYVTFFHTTHSIPDSLGIVFHTSEGAIVHTGEFKFDQSAKGKYRPDIAKIAGLGEDGVFILLSDSTEAERPGYTTSEAVIENQLSETFHAAKGRILVALYASNFIRIQQVIDKAIETGKKVAIAGKSLENIFEIGLDLGYFTVEEDTIISIKEISKHNDENVVVIVSGTQGEPLEALEKMIRKHHKDIKIKDTDTVLITFTPSPGMEVGMYNTMNQIAKVGAKVLTSEKNVHVSGHGSQEDLKMMLNLTKPKYFIPIQGEYRMLMAHSKLAQATGMSKSEIFIADKGDIVEYKSGKMRMSGRVQAGNVLIDGIGVGDVGNIVLRDRKLLSQDGIFIVVVTLNRAQKKIASGPEILSRGFVYVRESEELMDESAKLVRTVVEKYVNKETFEWTNIKQEIRDTLNSYLFQQTKRRPMIIPIIMEY
- a CDS encoding DNA translocase FtsK, encoding MHPLLYEIIGLLIIGLSIISFFEYGLVGEFLAYISYFLFGNWHIAVPFMLIVYALIIMIKQSVPAWNHRLLLGCAFILSSLLLFSHIALFQQLFEGKALVTNSVLRESYRVLVESGGIIDRNSSLGGGMIGAIFFATFHVLFDSAGAKVAGWLMLFIGIVLLTGKALVPYLVETFPKLKESFLNRPKKKKVKPAQAPPRSQSRRSKKQAAQEEAVTVIESVPIDTVSIEAEEVEQSSSPIISAFTERIARKEVVEEHSEPVEPLEINMENGTVENEDYQLPSINLLDAPAHSDQSGELNAIQANAKKLEQTFLSFGVKAKVTQVHLGPAVTKYEVLPDVGVKVSRIVSLHDDLALALAARDIRIEAPIPGKSAIGIEVPNKEVAIVSLREVLESEENDKPNLKLLIGFGRDVTGQAVLAQLNKMPHLLVAGSTGSGKSVCINGIITSIMMRAKPHEVKMMMIDPKMVELNMYNGIPHLLAPVVTDPRKASQALKKIVSEMERRYELFSHTGTRNMEGYNEHIDRWNEENEEKHPKLPFIVVIVDELADLMMVASNDVEDSITRLAQMARAAGIHLIIATQRPSVDVITGIIKANIPSRIAFAVSSAIDSRTILDMGGAEKLLGRGDMLFLPAGSSKPVRVQGAFLSDAEVERIVDFVIEQQKANYQDEMIPDEVEESAEQIDRDELYDDVVQLVTEMQTASVSLLQRRFRIGYSRAARIIDQLELSGVVGPYEGSKPRQVLVSKHPVDDDII